The following coding sequences are from one Candidatus Methylomirabilota bacterium window:
- a CDS encoding MaoC/PaaZ C-terminal domain-containing protein gives MSGPYFEDLEKGRTYKHFPGRTITEADDMWFFCLTLTTNPLHIDAHYAAQTQHGQ, from the coding sequence ATGAGCGGACCGTATTTCGAGGATCTCGAGAAGGGGCGGACCTACAAGCACTTTCCGGGGCGGACGATCACCGAGGCGGACGATATGTGGTTTTTCTGTCTCACCCTGACCACAAACCCCCTTCACATCGACGCGCACTACGCCGCCCAGACCCAGCATGGCCAATGA